In a single window of the Rhineura floridana isolate rRhiFlo1 chromosome 3, rRhiFlo1.hap2, whole genome shotgun sequence genome:
- the LOC133382011 gene encoding myoD family inhibitor domain-containing protein-like — MSAINSGVPSRPDGTKTESRRDTVETTNITPGSEHEESFGNIPFPENQRYLPGEFNSSEEISLIPSAQVAGKAETELPQSIITGITNSSFQPGKVPLCHTYYTNGCGVPQASVRQQPQVSKKQRVGSTTSVCTNSSKKSCKSTASQIQEVAGDDCCAHCALACLFCEFMSLCSLALDCGGCLEACCSGEGGESLAETCCGEAGGGNCPCGLGCGMLQDCCGSSDCLEICLECCSICFPA, encoded by the exons ATGTCAGCTATCAACTCAGGTGTCCCTAGCAGGCCTGATGGAACAAAGACAGAATCTAGAAGGGACACAGTGGAGACTACAAACATCACTCCAGGTTCAG AGCATGAGGAATCCTTTGGAAACATCCCTTTTCCTGAAAACCAGAGATACTTGCCAGGGGAGTTTAATTCCAGTGAAGAGATCTCCCTTATTCCTTCTGCCCAGGTAGCAGGGAAAGCTGAAACTG AGCTCCCTCAGTCTATCATCACTGGCATCACCAACTCCTCTTTCCAGCCAGGGAAGGTACCCCTCTGTCACACCTACTATACTAATGGCTGTGGGGTTCCCCAGGCTTCTGTGAGGCAGCAGCCACAAGTCTCAAAGAAACAGCGCGTTGGCTCCACCACCTCTGTCTGCACCAACAGCAGTAAGAAGAGCTGCAAATCTACAGCTTCCCAGATCCAAGAGGTGGCTGGGGATG aCTGCTGCGCACACTGTGCCCTCGCCTGCCTCTTCTGTGAGTTTATGTCCCTGTGCTCACTTGCCCTGGACTGTGGGGGCTGTCTGGAGGCATGCTgcagtggggaaggaggggaatctCTTGCTGAGACCTGCTGTGGGGAAGCAGGTGGGGGGAATTGCCCCTGTGGGTtaggctgtgggatgctgcaggatTGCTGTGGGTCCTCTGACTGTCTCGAAATCTGCCTTGAGTGTTGTTCTATCTGCTTCCCAGCCTGA